Proteins from one Candidatus Aegiribacteria sp. genomic window:
- a CDS encoding type II secretion system protein GspG, which yields MISGNRSGFTLVELLVVVIVIGVLAAIAIPKFGNLSEQAKTQSCRHNMRNLASALQMYYGSTGHYPYENEGHRWRNFSAIEEYIQNWDKLECPSCGTHYRYRITGRNYDNFRIRGWNRNCRNNHGMYVNGMPNW from the coding sequence ATGATCTCCGGGAACCGTAGCGGGTTTACGCTTGTGGAATTGCTTGTAGTCGTTATCGTCATCGGTGTCCTTGCGGCTATTGCCATACCGAAGTTCGGTAATCTGTCCGAACAGGCTAAAACACAGAGCTGCAGACATAACATGAGAAATCTGGCAAGTGCCCTTCAGATGTACTATGGCTCAACGGGTCATTACCCCTATGAGAATGAAGGACACAGGTGGAGAAATTTTTCAGCGATTGAGGAGTACATACAGAATTGGGACAAGCTTGAATGCCCCTCATGCGGTACTCATTACAGATATAGAATCACCGGAAGGAATTACGACAACTTCAGAATCAGAGGCTGGAACAGAAATTGCAGAAATAATCATGGCATGTATGTAAACGGAATGCCTAACTGGTAA
- a CDS encoding class I SAM-dependent methyltransferase, protein MRDNSNEVIPFYAAENPRLFEIERRCMDRDGIVLQFLDSILPNGCVLDIGAGNGFVADYVKSNDRLVVALEPEPEMIDTDKPLLWSRGVAQKLPFIDNAFTAAYATWAFFLSGIDCKLEGLMEVRRVVTSNGVIAIIENAGDDEFCSLSRNSISDGGEWYTNHGFERRILETSFRFDTLDEARELLSFYFGEEAGNAVKANEIEYKVAAYVGRAGQIGK, encoded by the coding sequence ATGAGGGATAACAGCAATGAGGTGATCCCGTTCTACGCAGCGGAGAATCCGCGGCTCTTTGAGATCGAACGCAGATGTATGGACCGTGACGGTATTGTCCTCCAATTCTTAGACAGCATTCTGCCGAACGGATGTGTCTTGGACATCGGTGCAGGAAACGGATTTGTTGCCGATTACGTAAAGAGCAACGACCGTCTCGTCGTGGCTTTAGAGCCAGAACCAGAGATGATTGATACAGATAAACCTCTTCTCTGGTCGCGGGGAGTTGCGCAGAAATTACCGTTTATTGATAACGCGTTTACCGCTGCTTATGCCACATGGGCATTCTTTCTGTCCGGCATAGACTGTAAACTAGAAGGATTGATGGAGGTTCGTCGAGTAGTAACATCGAACGGCGTTATCGCAATCATCGAAAACGCTGGAGATGATGAGTTTTGCTCGCTGTCGAGGAATTCGATTTCAGATGGTGGGGAGTGGTACACGAACCATGGATTTGAGCGTAGAATACTTGAAACATCGTTCCGGTTTGATACACTCGATGAAGCAAGAGAACTGCTGAGCTTTTATTTTGGCGAAGAAGCTGGGAATGCGGTCAAGGCGAATGAGATAGAGTATAAGGTTGCTGCATATGTAGGACGAGCAGGACAGATCGGGAAGTAA
- a CDS encoding S9 family peptidase has protein sequence MSLNHLTPEELINNLKIVRSFSLSPDGKSVAFSRETKGVSQIYLAEIKEFEPEQLTECVGSKTALTWSSRNDLIAFVHSGEDGKGCNLCTMSLFDRTINTLLELEEGSIWDTSWSGDGKHLVFCSNCESSTDIFTIDANGRNLLRLTSGSEMDLYPQWSPDGCRLLFYRRVGYGPLSQYEMILINLDSKKLRKIGPEADRNGWGKWSPDGKSVAFASNVSGCYHIGILYLPEDNVRWVTTGERNCWIPTWSPDGSKLAYQVDMRGSRLITIADLKSGEIRLPGPTAGLCSDMEFTSDSRSIVFTHEGPLNPLSLWHIDLNTDELLQLTAGLPDSVDKEVLVTPEEITYSSLDGLEIPALLFRPAYKPDDELPPAVIRLHGGPNYQTFNWWHPRIQLLVNHGYLVLAPDFRGSTGYGKEFEKKSIGDWGGGDLKDVVAAAEWLMSARQADPDRIALLGGSYGGYLMLMAMARTPELWVAGIDLFGFVDLKTFHSSTSGWVREWLENQIGRPEENPEFYRARSPITHCSEITAPLLIFQGARDERVPLDQAEQLRNQMESNGKECSLEIYKDENHYFSMKSTQIEVMKTILCFLDKHVAKK, from the coding sequence ATGAGCTTGAACCACCTTACTCCTGAGGAACTCATTAACAATCTAAAGATCGTTAGGAGTTTCTCACTTTCACCTGATGGCAAGTCGGTAGCTTTCTCCAGAGAAACCAAAGGTGTTTCTCAAATTTACCTTGCGGAGATAAAAGAATTCGAACCAGAACAGTTGACTGAATGCGTTGGCTCCAAGACTGCACTCACCTGGTCGTCAAGAAATGATCTGATTGCATTTGTACATTCAGGAGAAGATGGTAAAGGATGCAATCTCTGCACAATGAGCTTATTTGACAGAACTATAAACACACTGCTCGAACTTGAAGAGGGTAGCATTTGGGATACTTCCTGGTCCGGCGATGGTAAGCATCTTGTATTCTGCTCAAACTGCGAAAGCTCAACAGATATCTTCACGATAGATGCTAATGGTAGAAACCTGCTTCGTCTTACTTCAGGTTCGGAAATGGATCTGTATCCACAATGGTCTCCGGACGGATGCAGATTGCTTTTCTACAGAAGAGTTGGCTATGGCCCACTTAGCCAGTATGAGATGATATTGATCAACCTCGACAGCAAGAAGTTGAGGAAGATCGGGCCTGAAGCAGATCGTAACGGTTGGGGTAAATGGTCACCGGATGGAAAGAGTGTTGCATTTGCTTCAAATGTCAGCGGTTGTTACCATATCGGAATTCTTTATTTACCTGAGGATAATGTTAGATGGGTGACTACTGGGGAAAGGAATTGCTGGATTCCGACATGGTCACCGGATGGATCCAAATTGGCTTATCAAGTTGATATGCGAGGGAGTCGATTAATCACGATAGCAGACTTGAAAAGCGGTGAGATAAGGCTCCCTGGACCAACTGCTGGTTTGTGCTCAGATATGGAATTCACATCTGATTCCAGGTCAATTGTATTTACTCATGAGGGACCACTCAATCCATTAAGCCTATGGCACATAGATCTTAATACAGATGAGTTGCTGCAACTGACTGCCGGGCTGCCTGATTCCGTCGACAAGGAAGTGCTGGTGACACCGGAAGAAATTACTTATTCCTCTCTCGATGGTTTGGAGATACCTGCACTTCTTTTCAGACCAGCATATAAACCAGATGATGAGCTCCCTCCAGCGGTTATCAGACTTCATGGAGGTCCCAACTACCAAACTTTTAATTGGTGGCACCCAAGGATTCAGCTCCTGGTTAATCACGGATATTTGGTTCTTGCCCCTGACTTTCGGGGGAGTACTGGATACGGAAAGGAATTTGAGAAAAAAAGCATCGGCGACTGGGGAGGTGGAGACCTGAAGGATGTAGTTGCTGCAGCTGAGTGGCTGATGTCCGCTAGGCAGGCTGATCCAGACAGAATAGCTCTCCTGGGAGGAAGCTACGGAGGTTACCTGATGCTGATGGCTATGGCCAGGACTCCTGAATTATGGGTAGCTGGAATTGACCTTTTCGGTTTCGTTGATCTGAAGACATTCCACAGCAGTACCAGTGGTTGGGTAAGAGAGTGGTTAGAGAATCAGATCGGCAGACCTGAGGAGAATCCTGAATTCTATCGAGCTCGATCTCCAATTACTCATTGCTCTGAGATAACAGCACCATTACTGATCTTTCAGGGAGCCAGGGATGAGCGCGTTCCTCTCGATCAAGCTGAACAACTGAGGAATCAAATGGAAAGCAATGGCAAGGAATGTAGTCTTGAAATCTATAAGGATGAGAATCACTACTTCAGTATGAAATCAACACAGATTGAAGTCATGAAAACAATTCTATGTTTCCTTGATAAACATGTTGCGAAGAAATAA
- a CDS encoding glutamate mutase L: MKSIDNPPDAVENDIPQRNTGLLLITDIGSTTTKALLLTRGSDNRLKFVSMADVPTTVEKPDEDVCIGVSRAIRMLESQTGKLLSRGNGLPSVPYLTTSSAGGGLQMLVFGLTSTETGRIAENTACGAGGVILRTITIDDELQAVEKMMYIQELHPDMILLAGGTDGGAIAGVVRLAELLAIADPKPKFRQNMKIPLIFCGNREARSFVREVLENTFEIHVVDNVRPSMTELNLEPARLEVHRLFMENVMERAPGYSELKNYTISDILPTPVAVENILKLYGESQNESVVLMDMGGATTDIFSSISGEYSRTVAANTGMSYSISNVLADVGIEAIMRHLPPSFKESEIRNYIFNKTLAPTSVPSTEGEELLEQAVAIEGARSAWADHLETCFKTSRVGFLDRMKQRNRKEFDEVFYSRESESSFNISDIGTVIGAGGIISHTDRIDALWILTEAFLPEDLTLISIDRHFRSPHLGVLSTIDSEVALKLFREECLEEIGWVVAPTGKIGKGDMILEVLDRNSDEKLEICGGEFLFLRSGGDLEFRTSDNVFLGLDGIEHLSTDLPVLIDCRGRGEDMLDIPLARSGITEFEHTDVTFSSILSPEHGRIETGDWEIEYRLPYEGDIFVNEGDHIEPGTLIGENRFEPPRLFIIDLNRIPGYDRHLTPEEVRSGLLVGVGDKVNLNQPLYEVHRKGMTGFDFTFRSTVRGLIIKIEKNGLIILREIQDYDEKPHTVDVAGQLGIKPKHIKGYLKFKQGDFVGAEQTLASDILKSIFVKAPSSGILRDIDGKKGTVTLQYDINPVEMYSHIHGTVTGVIRGQSITVQGTGTRLQGVIGFGGTSSGPLNEILNLASGTLPEGSIIFSSEPIDEPFLRRAAESGVSGIIAPSLPAHDWVSFYGKELGVAITGDENIPFTMILTEGFGNIPMNDESIDFLRISDGRTASLSGRTQIRAGVTRPLILVSD, encoded by the coding sequence ATGAAATCAATAGATAATCCACCAGATGCAGTCGAAAATGACATACCTCAGAGAAACACAGGATTGCTTCTGATTACAGATATCGGCAGTACAACCACCAAAGCTCTTTTGCTCACTCGCGGGTCAGACAATAGACTGAAATTCGTTTCCATGGCGGATGTACCTACAACAGTTGAAAAACCGGATGAAGATGTGTGTATTGGAGTTTCCAGGGCAATTCGAATGCTGGAATCCCAAACCGGAAAGTTGCTTTCCCGTGGAAATGGTCTGCCTTCCGTGCCATATCTTACGACAAGCTCTGCGGGTGGAGGTCTTCAGATGCTTGTCTTCGGGCTTACCTCAACGGAGACCGGCAGGATCGCTGAGAATACGGCATGTGGAGCCGGTGGTGTCATTCTCAGAACGATCACCATAGATGATGAACTTCAGGCAGTTGAGAAAATGATGTACATACAGGAACTCCATCCTGATATGATCCTTCTGGCAGGAGGAACGGACGGAGGAGCAATAGCTGGAGTAGTACGACTCGCGGAACTGCTGGCCATTGCGGATCCCAAGCCCAAGTTCAGGCAGAACATGAAGATCCCTCTGATCTTCTGTGGAAATAGAGAGGCCAGATCATTTGTCCGGGAAGTACTGGAGAATACTTTCGAAATACACGTTGTTGATAATGTTCGGCCATCGATGACGGAATTGAATCTGGAACCTGCAAGACTTGAAGTACACAGGCTCTTCATGGAAAACGTTATGGAAAGAGCGCCAGGCTATTCAGAGTTGAAAAACTACACGATCTCCGATATCCTGCCGACTCCCGTTGCTGTTGAGAATATTTTGAAACTATACGGAGAAAGTCAGAATGAATCCGTGGTCCTGATGGACATGGGCGGAGCAACTACTGATATCTTCTCAAGTATCTCGGGTGAGTATTCCAGAACCGTTGCCGCCAATACCGGAATGAGCTACTCTATCTCCAATGTTCTTGCAGATGTCGGCATCGAAGCCATCATGCGTCATCTTCCGCCTTCTTTCAAAGAGAGCGAGATAAGGAATTACATATTCAACAAGACTCTCGCTCCAACATCTGTACCCTCCACAGAAGGAGAAGAGCTTCTCGAGCAGGCTGTAGCTATCGAAGGCGCAAGATCCGCGTGGGCTGATCATCTGGAAACCTGCTTCAAAACAAGCAGAGTAGGCTTCCTGGATCGTATGAAGCAGAGAAACCGGAAGGAATTCGATGAAGTGTTTTACTCTCGTGAAAGTGAATCCAGCTTCAACATTTCGGATATAGGTACTGTTATCGGGGCTGGAGGCATTATATCACATACTGACAGAATTGATGCTCTCTGGATACTCACAGAAGCCTTCCTGCCGGAGGATCTGACTCTAATCTCAATAGACAGACATTTCAGGAGTCCGCACCTGGGAGTCCTTTCAACAATCGATTCTGAGGTTGCTCTCAAACTGTTCAGAGAAGAGTGCCTTGAGGAGATTGGATGGGTAGTTGCTCCCACAGGAAAAATCGGCAAGGGCGATATGATTCTTGAAGTACTCGACAGGAATTCAGATGAAAAACTGGAGATCTGCGGAGGTGAGTTTCTTTTCCTGAGATCAGGAGGAGATCTGGAGTTCCGCACATCGGATAACGTCTTCCTTGGTCTGGATGGAATTGAACATCTCTCGACAGATCTTCCTGTCCTCATCGACTGCAGAGGCAGAGGGGAAGACATGCTGGACATTCCACTGGCCAGGTCCGGCATCACTGAATTCGAACACACTGATGTAACATTCAGCTCGATACTGTCACCCGAACACGGCAGAATCGAAACCGGAGACTGGGAGATAGAATACCGACTCCCTTATGAAGGTGATATCTTCGTCAATGAGGGAGACCACATTGAACCAGGTACTCTGATCGGAGAAAACCGTTTTGAACCACCGAGACTCTTCATCATCGACCTCAATCGGATCCCCGGATATGACAGGCACCTTACTCCCGAAGAGGTCAGGAGTGGTCTTCTGGTCGGTGTGGGTGATAAAGTAAACCTGAATCAGCCGTTATACGAGGTCCATAGAAAGGGAATGACCGGATTCGACTTCACTTTCCGTTCAACAGTCAGGGGACTGATAATAAAGATCGAGAAAAATGGTCTGATCATTCTGAGAGAAATCCAGGATTATGACGAAAAACCACACACAGTCGATGTAGCCGGTCAACTCGGGATCAAACCAAAGCATATCAAAGGGTATCTTAAGTTCAAGCAGGGCGACTTCGTGGGCGCGGAACAGACTCTTGCATCCGATATACTGAAATCGATTTTCGTTAAAGCCCCCTCCAGCGGCATCCTAAGAGATATCGATGGAAAAAAAGGAACAGTCACTCTGCAGTATGATATCAATCCTGTCGAAATGTACTCCCACATCCATGGAACAGTGACCGGAGTAATCCGGGGACAGTCCATAACAGTACAGGGCACGGGGACAAGGCTTCAGGGAGTTATCGGTTTCGGAGGGACAAGCAGCGGTCCTCTCAACGAGATTCTGAACCTGGCAAGCGGTACTTTGCCGGAAGGAAGCATCATCTTCTCCTCAGAACCGATTGATGAGCCTTTCCTGAGAAGAGCCGCTGAATCCGGTGTTTCCGGGATCATCGCACCTTCCCTCCCTGCTCATGACTGGGTCTCATTCTACGGAAAAGAACTGGGCGTTGCTATCACCGGAGATGAGAACATCCCGTTCACAATGATACTGACTGAAGGTTTCGGGAATATCCCCATGAATGACGAATCCATTGATTTCCTGAGGATCTCGGATGGAAGAACGGCAAGTTTATCGGGAAGAACTCAGATAAGAGCAGGAGTTACTCGCCCACTTATTCTGGTATCGGACTGA
- a CDS encoding type II toxin-antitoxin system RelE/ParE family toxin yields the protein MAEYRILVRNSVHKDLNGIPKKDVRRIVKAIGALANNPRPPQSRKLSGEEKYRLRCGVYRVIYEIKDEELIVCVVRARHRKNVYR from the coding sequence ATGGCAGAATATAGAATTCTTGTCCGCAATTCTGTCCACAAAGATCTCAATGGCATACCTAAGAAGGATGTGAGGCGCATCGTTAAGGCAATTGGGGCTCTTGCCAATAATCCACGCCCGCCACAATCCAGGAAACTCTCCGGTGAGGAAAAGTACAGATTACGCTGTGGTGTATACAGGGTGATATATGAGATCAAAGATGAGGAACTCATTGTCTGTGTAGTCAGAGCCAGGCACAGGAAAAACGTATACAGGTAG
- a CDS encoding aromatic amino acid ammonia-lyase, with protein sequence MAIVIDGTGLTVEKLIRVARHGEQVELSTAAEERIRKCRGMIDRKLAAKEIMYGVNTGIGEFSETLLNDEEVKLFQKYLVYNHAAGIGDPAPLEYVRGAMVSRVNVHAKGHSAMRLEITQQLVNMLNRGVTPFVCQKGSVGACGDLAPMSQIALVVIGEGEAYYNGELLPGKEALSRAGLEPEIFHARDGLATINGSNVLNAMNTIHLYDMNRWLKQAEIAAAMSLEALIANFKPYNEKLHRARGFSGAVRTANALMACINGSELLSGGKKKVQDAYSMRSTPQVIGAAHDALAYARSQVEIELNGVGDNPVFFPDEDIVLTGANFQGTPVSLPMDMMGAAITMVSVMSERRLNRILNPALSVGLTPFLAEKPGLYSGHMLSQYTAGMLIVEQRALSAPSSCASIPAAADQEDFVSMGMNTAIQNHQIMENAYGILGIELIAAADGLDQRNHKPGRGVSAAYNVIRKHIEHLGEDRPLYPDHTRMAEVVKSCEILEAVEAEVGSLE encoded by the coding sequence ATGGCAATCGTAATCGATGGAACCGGTCTTACCGTAGAAAAGCTGATAAGAGTCGCAAGGCACGGGGAACAGGTTGAACTTTCAACAGCCGCCGAGGAAAGAATCAGGAAATGCCGCGGCATGATTGACAGAAAACTTGCAGCCAAGGAAATCATGTACGGCGTGAACACCGGCATAGGTGAATTCTCGGAGACATTGCTGAACGATGAAGAGGTTAAGCTGTTCCAGAAATATCTTGTTTACAATCACGCGGCTGGAATTGGTGATCCTGCTCCGCTTGAGTATGTCAGGGGAGCAATGGTCTCCCGCGTGAATGTTCACGCAAAGGGACATTCAGCAATGAGACTTGAGATTACACAGCAACTTGTTAACATGCTGAACAGGGGTGTTACTCCCTTTGTATGCCAGAAGGGTTCTGTAGGTGCCTGCGGTGATCTTGCGCCCATGTCTCAGATTGCACTTGTAGTAATTGGTGAAGGAGAAGCTTATTACAACGGTGAGCTTCTGCCGGGAAAGGAAGCCCTCAGTCGTGCAGGGCTTGAACCCGAAATATTCCATGCACGTGACGGTCTGGCAACAATCAACGGATCAAACGTTCTAAACGCTATGAATACCATTCACCTGTATGATATGAACAGGTGGCTCAAACAGGCGGAAATCGCCGCAGCTATGAGCCTGGAAGCTCTCATCGCCAATTTCAAACCCTATAATGAAAAGCTTCACAGAGCCAGAGGATTTTCAGGTGCCGTACGAACAGCGAACGCTCTTATGGCATGTATCAATGGTAGCGAACTTCTCTCAGGCGGAAAGAAAAAAGTTCAGGACGCTTACTCCATGCGAAGCACTCCTCAGGTCATCGGTGCCGCGCATGATGCGCTGGCGTACGCAAGAAGTCAGGTTGAGATTGAACTGAACGGTGTTGGCGATAATCCTGTGTTTTTCCCGGATGAGGATATCGTGCTTACCGGAGCGAATTTCCAGGGAACCCCCGTATCTCTTCCTATGGATATGATGGGTGCTGCCATTACAATGGTTTCAGTCATGTCCGAGCGAAGACTTAACAGGATTCTGAATCCGGCTCTTTCAGTTGGACTGACACCTTTCCTCGCGGAGAAACCAGGACTCTACAGCGGTCACATGCTCAGCCAGTATACGGCAGGAATGCTCATCGTTGAGCAAAGAGCGCTTTCAGCACCTTCATCCTGCGCTTCGATTCCTGCTGCTGCGGATCAGGAAGACTTCGTGAGCATGGGAATGAATACAGCCATCCAGAATCATCAGATTATGGAAAACGCATACGGTATACTCGGTATTGAATTAATCGCGGCGGCAGACGGCCTTGATCAGAGGAACCATAAACCCGGCAGAGGTGTTTCTGCAGCGTATAATGTAATAAGGAAACATATAGAGCATCTTGGTGAGGATCGGCCTCTTTATCCTGATCACACCAGAATGGCAGAAGTTGTTAAATCATGCGAAATACTTGAAGCAGTTGAAGCTGAAGTAGGATCACTGGAATAG
- a CDS encoding T9SS type A sorting domain-containing protein: MKETVERYSVSGTLLSGPYLFQPIGLPVFHDIGYLDGDIWYACDNSDSPIKAFSTSGALTDYIWNNVVPAAHGLCFEDEQYLWASNFYTDELYRINLNPTGIEGEDIQPAPVLSLVSSVNPFSATVTIQGTGFSDAAVLEIFDIMGRKVYTASFNGAHTWAGIDMSGNQVPSGTYTAFVSDGLSGGVSLRMLRL; encoded by the coding sequence ATGAAAGAGACCGTTGAGAGATACAGTGTTTCAGGCACACTTCTTTCAGGACCCTATCTATTCCAGCCTATCGGTCTTCCTGTGTTCCACGATATCGGCTATCTGGATGGAGACATCTGGTACGCCTGTGATAATTCCGATTCTCCAATAAAGGCTTTCAGCACATCAGGAGCGCTTACGGATTATATCTGGAACAATGTTGTTCCCGCTGCCCACGGACTCTGCTTCGAAGACGAGCAGTACCTCTGGGCCAGCAATTTCTATACCGATGAGCTGTACAGGATAAATCTGAATCCTACCGGGATCGAGGGAGAAGACATACAGCCTGCTCCTGTTCTTTCACTGGTCTCCAGTGTCAATCCGTTCAGCGCTACTGTGACCATACAGGGAACCGGCTTCTCCGATGCTGCTGTCCTTGAGATATTCGACATAATGGGCAGAAAAGTGTATACAGCCTCATTCAACGGTGCCCACACATGGGCCGGTATCGATATGAGCGGTAATCAGGTGCCTTCAGGAACCTACACCGCTTTTGTCAGCGACGGGCTTTCGGGAGGAGTATCCCTCAGAATGCTTCGCCTGTAG
- a CDS encoding T9SS type A sorting domain-containing protein → MNRFIPVLAFILVFVSSGLAVPEGIPIQYMDSRGRVPMSTADRIAITGDRGSYLRTVTAQTCGSDAEKVVLLVEEDINVDISASLGTFQADLEAEGYVVDIWLISGGAADDIRNDLKTEYTSGDLVGAICIGDIPTGWMDTEFGEYPVDVFLMDMNGTWNDPDSDGLYESASNDGPEIWIGRLTPNFLTYGGAAEMLNDYFAKNHAYRTGTLTLPDRGLGYEEAFTGLTQYLDLLYDVVVTKNNPSGTNADDFKAELMNGYEWVHLISHSSPWGSSFHDGGSGGTFNNFEVLPLDPHAFFYVLNCCSNGRWTEVDNIANSYIWSDSYGLAVLAQTRVDYTNYFQAYYQSLASGNCLGAAYRTWLAGNMYYARAAVLLGDPTLKPRMSGICLGSTHEEGSTPDLDSWLAYDITDGLHTQGRVDTYSDPSSGEIFAVCGSSYPVRANILATHSNGISWTEPAIVCQHEYWDWHPTVGGDGTGNVWTAWQSMQNNHEGYDIYISQWNGSSWGSETILTSGDPFEVEPAMDGGNGHAWLVWQKWQNASTDIEGILWTGSSWSSTFTLSSEEGHERYPDVAYGGDGFGLVYHARRDGNWVIGFRDAPDSGPFSSETIISSVDENSRYACITSDGSNYWVTWQNDAGAILCYNVGTWSVPEIVSPSSGCARPSITSSATGEITVMWTADGNTLQCNTYSGGSWNGYYSAVSADAIDDASLAWAGEKLWAVYGRRDTDLQWDLWACTPDLTGIGESSSPGIGQFAISVAGRNPFNSSTVLQVSALSNSRLRIYDLNGRTVMETEIESGLFTWSGISDNGNHVPSGVYFAVISDSNMTASCKLIKI, encoded by the coding sequence ATGAATCGGTTTATCCCTGTGCTTGCGTTTATCCTTGTATTTGTTTCTTCCGGATTGGCAGTTCCCGAGGGAATACCGATTCAGTACATGGATTCAAGGGGTCGAGTGCCGATGTCCACCGCTGACAGGATTGCGATAACAGGAGACCGGGGATCATATCTCCGGACCGTAACCGCTCAAACCTGTGGATCGGATGCCGAGAAAGTCGTTCTTCTTGTGGAGGAAGATATCAATGTTGACATCAGTGCTTCTCTTGGCACTTTCCAGGCCGACCTTGAAGCTGAAGGATACGTTGTGGATATCTGGCTGATTTCAGGCGGTGCAGCAGATGATATCAGGAATGATCTTAAGACTGAATACACCTCCGGTGATCTTGTCGGAGCAATCTGTATTGGTGACATTCCCACAGGATGGATGGATACAGAATTCGGAGAGTATCCTGTTGATGTATTTCTTATGGATATGAATGGAACCTGGAACGATCCTGATTCTGACGGTTTGTATGAATCAGCAAGTAATGACGGTCCTGAAATATGGATTGGAAGGTTAACTCCGAATTTCTTGACATATGGTGGAGCTGCGGAAATGCTGAACGATTACTTCGCCAAAAATCATGCCTACAGGACAGGTACTCTGACCCTTCCAGATAGAGGACTGGGATATGAGGAAGCCTTCACCGGACTTACACAGTACCTTGACCTCCTGTATGATGTTGTTGTCACGAAAAACAATCCTTCAGGAACGAATGCGGATGATTTCAAAGCTGAACTGATGAACGGATACGAATGGGTTCATCTTATCTCCCACTCAAGCCCATGGGGAAGCAGCTTCCATGATGGAGGCTCCGGAGGGACTTTCAACAATTTTGAAGTACTTCCGCTCGATCCTCATGCCTTTTTCTACGTTCTCAACTGCTGCTCCAACGGCCGATGGACTGAAGTGGACAATATCGCGAACAGTTATATCTGGAGTGATTCTTATGGCCTTGCTGTGCTGGCGCAGACAAGAGTAGACTATACCAATTATTTCCAGGCGTACTATCAGTCCCTTGCTTCAGGTAACTGCCTCGGAGCGGCTTACAGGACATGGCTTGCGGGAAACATGTATTACGCACGCGCTGCAGTGCTTCTGGGTGATCCTACTCTCAAACCCAGAATGAGCGGTATATGCCTGGGTTCCACGCATGAAGAAGGATCAACACCCGATCTGGACAGCTGGCTGGCATATGATATCACCGACGGACTTCATACTCAGGGGCGGGTAGATACGTATTCGGATCCATCCTCAGGCGAGATATTTGCCGTCTGCGGATCATCCTATCCTGTCCGAGCCAATATCCTGGCTACACATTCGAATGGAATTTCGTGGACAGAACCGGCTATAGTCTGTCAGCACGAGTACTGGGACTGGCATCCAACTGTCGGAGGAGATGGCACCGGCAACGTCTGGACTGCCTGGCAGAGTATGCAGAACAACCATGAGGGTTACGATATCTACATTTCTCAATGGAACGGTTCATCGTGGGGCAGCGAAACCATCCTTACATCAGGTGATCCCTTCGAGGTGGAACCTGCAATGGATGGAGGTAACGGCCATGCTTGGCTTGTCTGGCAGAAGTGGCAGAACGCGTCCACTGACATCGAAGGTATTCTCTGGACTGGGTCCAGCTGGTCATCGACATTCACATTATCATCCGAAGAAGGTCATGAGCGTTATCCGGATGTCGCTTACGGCGGAGACGGTTTTGGTCTGGTATATCATGCGAGACGTGACGGGAACTGGGTGATCGGTTTCCGTGATGCACCCGATTCGGGACCATTCAGCAGTGAAACCATCATTTCATCAGTCGATGAAAACAGCCGATATGCATGCATCACAAGTGACGGCTCGAATTATTGGGTTACCTGGCAGAACGACGCCGGCGCGATTCTGTGTTACAATGTAGGTACATGGTCTGTTCCTGAAATTGTCTCACCCTCCAGCGGATGCGCCAGACCGTCGATTACATCGAGTGCAACGGGTGAAATAACTGTAATGTGGACTGCCGATGGTAACACGCTCCAGTGCAATACATACAGTGGTGGTTCATGGAACGGTTATTACAGTGCTGTTAGCGCTGACGCGATTGATGATGCTTCTCTTGCATGGGCAGGAGAAAAGCTCTGGGCTGTTTACGGCAGAAGAGATACTGACCTTCAATGGGATCTCTGGGCATGCACACCTGATCTAACGGGAATCGGTGAATCCTCGTCCCCTGGGATCGGACAGTTCGCTATTTCTGTCGCAGGACGAAATCCGTTCAACAGTTCCACAGTTCTGCAGGTTTCTGCTTTGTCGAATTCCAGACTGAGGATCTACGATTTAAATGGAAGAACGGTTATGGAGACAGAAATTGAATCAGGTCTCTTCACCTGGAGCGGAATATCAGATAACGGTAATCATGTTCCTTCAGGTGTATACTTCGCGGTGATATCAGATTCCAACATGACTGCGAGCTGCAAGCTGATAAAGATCTGA